GATTTGTGCGTCCCGTTTAATAGCTTAGCGTCTCTGTCATAAGTGTTCGCGAGTACTGATATTATACGGCGCAGTAAGTTTCTTCTGAAGAGGAAAATTGAAGAGACGCCTCGGGTTTTGAAGTATTCTACTATTTCTTCTTGGTGTTTCATCAGACCCTGCAATATTCACAATGTTGACCAATTTGTCATGGTGTTTCTCCTGTGTTTTCATACATATTAAAAAAAAACACATTAAATCACTATTTAAATACATTATGTTTTGCAATTATCAAATTTTAATAATTTTTATTTAATAATATTTTGATAAACTCAATTAATTTTCTACAAAATTAACAACTTTTACATAGTAAACATAAAATTTCTATCTTTGTAAAATAATTTTTTTGTTTCTAACACATCTTTCTTATGGAACGGATGGAGTATACGTATATTACCTGATTAAGCATCCACTTGAAGCCAACAGCGGAAGTACACTCATTCTTAGAGGCACTACTTAACCAGTCTAGATTATAGACTTTGTCAAGGGTCTCAAAAATGGATGAAACATTAGCCCTCCTATCTTTATTAGAAAAGATCTCTCCGTTGGAGCTTATATTAGTATGATTGTTAAGTAACGTCTCAAACCAGCCACTACCAGATCTCTGCATGGAGATAATGGCAAAGTACCTAACCGGTTGGCAAGAACATTCGTCCCTAAATCATTCAAAACCCCACAAAAACACTAGTCAGTATAAAGAACCAAGAATCATAAAGGCTTTCTCTCTCTCTCTCTCTGGTTACCTGTTATATGTGTTTGGTTTAGGGTAATGCAGGAATGGAATGTCCCATGGCTCGATGTTAGGCTCAGGACAAGGCCTCTCAAAGACTTCAACGTTCAAGAAACCATAGTTTGGGCTGACTCCAATTTGCTTGAGACAAATCGAGCAAATGTACACAGTGCACACCATTACAAAGAAGAGAACGACCATTCTTAATACAAGTGAGGACTGTTTAGGAAGCTTCATGACAAAACTATCCTGCAAAAACAAAAAGAACAATACATTTATGTCCTCGTGTTAATTTTCTAATGTAGAATAATCAACGAAAATCTTTTGTTTTCTAATGATACAGATTCTCAAAGAATATCAATTTGTATGGATTAGAGTAAATCAATATAAGATTATTACGAGCTGAGATTGAAACTACTGGACAGATCAGATCACTCACAATGTCACAAGAAGATTAAAAATGGGCAAAGCTTTGAAACTAAAAGTGAGACATGAGAAAATGTACCTTGGAGAGTAAAGAATGATCGTCGGCCATGGCTGCTTGATAAATAGATAGAGAGAGATGAGAGATTAGAAAAGAACAGAATAATAGAAAGGTATTGGAATTTTTTTCAGACAAGACTAGTGTAAAACTTTTGTTTTAGAGATCAACGCAATGATTAGAGTGAAGCCCCACGACCGTTGTTTTTTTCTCCTTCTCTGTTCGGTTGCTTCGACTTCACGGATTTCGAGTGATTAAACATTTTAAAATGAAAAATAGTATGGAAATTTCGGGAAAAGTAGAGCGTAAACTCCGAGACGAACAAGTCAAGATTCACTACAACGTCATTTTTGCTGACATGCACCGTGTTACACCAGTCACCACTGTCTGTGGCTTCCTTTTAAATAGTACTATTACATTACTAACGTTCAATTGTTTATAGGAATCAATATTGCATGTAAATCTCTTAGCCAAATAAAAAAGTTGCATGTAAATGAAAATTTATAATGGTGTTTTTTTTGTTAAATTTACATCAACTTTGGCATGAGGCAACGTTATTGTTTTCGTCTATTACACTGTGGTGCTTATAATCCTAACATTTGGACGATTACTTATATCAACACAGCATAAGAATGTAACTGTCCCAAGAAGATAAAATAATATGTTACGTACATTCGCCACATGCGACCTAAGTAGACCATGTTAATCTCTCTTTAAAAACATAAAATATATCATATCAATGTTATTAATTTTGGCTAAATAAGTCTGAGCTTCTTGTTACACGTACGGATTTTTTTTTTTGTCAATTCTAATTTAAAGATTGGATGGATGAAGTTTAAAAAGAAATTCGATATAGCCATTAATTTTTTTTCTTGAAACTTATGAAAAAAAAAAGAACATTGAAAACACATAGAAAAGGATATTCTTCAACTGCAAACAATTTTTACATCGGTGAAGAACAGTGAAGAAATGAGAAAAAAAAACAGAGAAAACACATTACAGACCAAATTAGCAAATACATTAAGTCCCTACGAAGAGAAGAAACTCAAAAACAGAACACAAAAAATTATCAAAAGAAGGTCATTGTGTAGTTGAAGAATTGGTTCTAATTAATGGTGATAAAAAGAACTTCTCTTATGATCTTTCTTGGACTTCACGAATCCTAACCCTAATCTCTCTCTCCACCAACCACTGGACCCCTTTGATTTGCTTCTCGGTGAATCACTATCTTCTTCGCTGAGTTCCTCCCTCAAAGTTGACATTCTCTTCGTCGTGTTGACTTCTTCCTTGAGAGGTAAGATCATGCCATCAAAGAAGATTTCATCTGCTGTGATCATGGAGAAGTTGTTGACACCGAACTCAAAATCATCTGACGACACTGGTGCCTCCTTGTACTTGACCATGTCGTTCTTAGTAGCTGCGAAACCGCTGGAAAACGAGATTCTTGGCTCTGCATATGCACCGTACTGGTGATGTTGCTTCATGTTGGAGCACTCCATTTTTATCTTCACTCTTTATTGAT
This sequence is a window from Brassica oleracea var. oleracea cultivar TO1000 chromosome C1, BOL, whole genome shotgun sequence. Protein-coding genes within it:
- the LOC106300066 gene encoding nodulation protein H gives rise to the protein MADDHSLLSKDSFVMKLPKQSSLVLRMVVLFFVMVCTVYICSICLKQIGVSPNYGFLNVEVFERPCPEPNIEPWDIPFLHYPKPNTYNRDECSCQPVRYFAIISMQRSGSGWFETLLNNHTNISSNGEIFSNKDRRANVSSIFETLDKVYNLDWLSSASKNECTSAVGFKWMLNQGLMKHQEEIVEYFKTRGVSSIFLFRRNLLRRIISVLANTYDRDAKLLNGTHKSHVHSPKEAEILAGYKPVINTSLLITELKKIQETTLKALAYFNTTRHILLHYEDVVENRIVRLDDVQEFLKVPKRELKSRQVKIHLGSLSQHVQNWEEVQTTLKGTSFENFLRQDF
- the LOC106301385 gene encoding uncharacterized protein LOC106301385: MECSNMKQHHQYGAYAEPRISFSSGFAATKNDMVKYKEAPVSSDDFEFGVNNFSMITADEIFFDGMILPLKEEVNTTKRMSTLREELSEEDSDSPRSKSKGSSGWWRERLGLGFVKSKKDHKRSSFYHH